Part of the Chanos chanos chromosome 5, fChaCha1.1, whole genome shotgun sequence genome, AGAGGACATTGCCTCATCTCGTGCTGTTTGTTGATTTTAAATCGAATTAGTGATTGTGTTATagcctctcctctttctttgtttcatgtCATCGGATGATCCAAAACGtagaatttcctttttttttttttttttaaaaagaacatcATTTTTGCATGGTTACAAAAAAACGTTTGCTATATAACCTTCAGCTGGACCTGAAAAACATTGATAAGCTTGTTTACATACCCCGTGATGTAATAAGGCGGTTTGCGAGGGAGTCCCTACCTTGTATCCCGTGTTTGCTCTGTACTGGGCCGGATTCCTCGGACAAGTCGcgacacaaacaaaatgtcctGCCCTTTGATCTACAGTGCCCCGCCACAAAATAGTCTCCTGGGAAAGCCAAGGGTAACGGTAGACAGAGAGGATTCAAGGAAAGAGGGCAAGAGGCAGGTTAATATTTAATGGTCATCCCTACAATGAGAATTATTGGCTAGGTGAGGGAAGAAAACAAGTGGAAACACCTGGCTGTTTTGTAGATGGCTTTTTCCACATAATCTTCGATGTAAAGAACCCAAACACGGGggacagggggggggggggggggggggggggttgagcgTGGACTCGTTTACAAAAAATTTGAATATGCATTTGAAGGTTTCCAGCACATTCTAAATGTAATGATAGAACAGAATACAATCTCTGTTATCGTACACGCACGCTGTgggcagtgaatttgacctctgcatttaacccatcctatacacccaGTAGTGAGCATACATACAccaggcacaggagcagtgggcagcacaacTGCGCCCGGGGGGGCAGTTGgtggttaagtgccttgctcaaggggcacttcagccgtgggtGTTGAGGGAGTGTTCACCCACGCCCCTCACCCACAgttttcctgctggtccaggGGATTCTCTGAccattaggccacggctgcccaaaaaagtaaaatagtAGGTGAAAAAGTAACAACAAATGAGCAGCAAACAATTATAGCAAACACTTTATAAAAGCATTTATAAAAGGAGAACAAGCATTTTATAGAACAGCTATTTCAATACAAACTACACTGGATGCATCCttaaattagattagattccACTTCATTGTCATTGTGCTGAGTACAgatacaaagccaatgaaatacAGTAAAAGGCACCTCTGGGACTCAAACCAAGGATCTCCTGTTTACTAGGCAGGCGCTTTAAGCCACGGCGCCCATAAAACCActtagcagaggatggtttcgatccatcgacctctgggttatgggcccagcacgcttccgctgcgccactctgctcATGTATAGAACGTGTGAGTACGTATACTTTAAGTTAAAAACCAACAGCCACTGCAAGAATTACTCAATATTCAACAACAAACTCTATACATACCAGAACTTGGGAGGCAGTGTGAAATACTGTATAAAATCATTCATGGTAATTCTGCAAAAAATCTTATCTTTGACTTTTGTTcccagatttatttatttttttatattatatataccATCATATaccattttatatatatatatacacacacacacacacatacatacatacatacatatatatatatatatatatatatatatatatatatatatatatctccttGCATCTCCATACAAATGAACTCAAATAACCACAAACAGCTCCGTTTTATAGCATGACTCGGAAGTGAGATTAACAGTGAATGGTGCAATAACCCAGAGACTCAAAGGGTTCCAAAGATAAGTAGTAACTCAGCATTATGTTATTCATAATGGGTACAGTACAGAACGCAGTCTTCCCTCTGCGGTGCAGAGTGCAGCGGCTGATTTAACGACCTTTGCCACTCTGTTGTGAGTGACAGAGCCATCATTCACGAGCCATGACATCAGACTGTGGGTGGAGGGtctttaatgtaattttttacaaaaaaaaagacacaatgttCTAAAGAAATATAATTTTCCTAAGAAATATAACTAGAGAAACATCAACCACAACAGCAGAGGACAAAATAAGGGATGGTAGTATTTCAGAAAGAAGACAAGAGATAAAGACACAGCTTAGTAAAGCTAACCGGGCGCTATTCATCTGAGTgttaacagtaaaatgattgctttttaaaataaccATTAGACTTCTGCAACAGTATTAAACACGCTGGGGAAGTAAAtccaagtcatttttttctgtttctcactgttttgCACAATTTGGTAAATTCCTATaagttcttttcatttttgttgttgtgaaagAGCCACAGAAATCCTCCAGGAACAAGCATGGTGGGAATCAGCGGGGCAAGAGCGCTCttacaaaaagacaacaggtagaaaagtatttcattttttgaagaAAAGGTCAAAGCGTCCAGAAACCACAGCAGTAAGAGCGAGATGCTAATGCAGCTTGTCTTGAAGGGAACAGTGCTGTTCATCTTGCTCTCAGTATACAGGGTTGAGTGGAGAGCCAATCCCAGACCAAACAGTGTACCCATGTTTCGCAGGAGGCTGGCAAAGGGTGTGGAGTCCATATGGACCCATGCAGGGTTCACGCACCATCTCTGTGCTTTCTCCAGAGTCCAGAGCAGATCCACACCTACGGCCTTCAGCAACACGTAGAAGCCCACAGCAAAAGTGAGCAAAAACAGGGTCATGCTCATGTACTTCTTCAGACTGGCTGTGTATATCCACTGCACTCGGGAGAATGTCTCAGCCACCAGTATGCCTAGGAGGAGAATTGGGTACCGATAAATTCCAGAGTGATAAACCAACaaaatttgaattcatttgaatatctttatcctgctttcctctcttcctctctctcttctctctctctctctctctctctctctctctttctctctctctgtctctgtctctgtggctgtggATGCGGCAGTGATACTAACCTGCGATAACTCCACTCATAACTTGGTGTGGAAAGTGGGCTGCCATGTAGACACGGGACATGCAGATTACTAATTCCACCATACCAAACAGAGCCAACAGCACCAGCTGTAAAGACCTGcaatttaagattaaaaaaaaaaaaagtcccctcACAGTACAGCTAAAGTAAATCTTAAATGCCGAGGTTAAGACTTCATTAATACAAGAGAAATTCCAAATCATTGATGAGATGATGTCTtgttgtatttaaaaaagaaattaaggTAGAGCATGAGAGCGTACGGTAGTTGCTGGTTTGCACAACATATGTGATTCTCAGATGGATAGAAATAGCTTCCACTTAATAGAATTACTCCCGTCATTCATAAATAGTGACTTTACAGATAAAATGAGGCAGTTACATGACTCAAGACTCACCTATAGATCAGGTTAGAGGGTTTTCTCTGGGCAGCCATGGATAGCATGGCTGTGATCATCACGTAGCCCACCCCGGCAGAGCCCATAGCATGACCGGACGGACTTCCTTAAGGGGGAGAACGTCCAGACAGGCTCACTTTGCATTCACGTAATATCAGCAGAATACGCAGAAAACAGCCTAAAGGATCTTTTGATCATCTTTTTACGTTTTCTACACCTTAAGGAAATACCACTGTACCCTTCATACAGTTATATAAGACTAccaatttttctttctctatgaacaaaaaaaagaagcccaGCAAATTTAAGGCCAATGCTAAACAAAAAGATAAACCTAAAACATAAGGTTACTCATTCAACATAAGATTACTCATTCGGTGTTCCCCTGCTTTTACACAGAATCAGTATGGAAGAGCAAAGGTCATTTTTAAGTGATCTCTTTAGGCACTGTAATTCAGGTCAAGAATTTATTGAGACATCTTGCCAAAACAGGCTTTTGCATAATGACACTGAGACTGGAGATTGGCACACAGGTCCAGATAAACACGAGCAATTGCCGTGAGCTGCGAGAGTTGCGTTATGTAAGGCGTCGAAGTAAAATCACGTTTGAACAGATTATTTTCAATAATTCACCACATAATTACTGAAAAGCTCAACTGTCGCCAACTTTAGCCACgcttttcaaaatgtcaaaacaaagtaTTGCAAGTACGTTGACTCCTTTCAAATGCTTTGTCAAACCTGGATTTTGCCCTTTGTTattcatgtgtcatttttgGATTAAGTGTGATTATTACAGAaaattcttctcttttatcttctctttcatattttaaatCTTTAACATCTGAGTGAGGACCATCAGGACAAAGGGAAATCACCGTACTATACCTGGTCCAGTCTCACACGTAATAGGAAACTGTTTTAAGGAAGGAACCACACCAGAGCCATAAAATTTAGTTTCATGGACCCACCAATAAGGCCTCTCTCCAAAGAGAACCCTACCAAAAAGGAATACAGACAACAGACATTATCCAGAGAAAATAAAGGCATTAGCATTTGTGAGATGTGagatttaaatttaatttattgtGAGGGAAATTAATGGGGGATAACCCAGAGTTTAGTCCTACATTTGTATgcattttgataaataatgatgaaaaaaaatcatgttttatagaaaaacaaatcagttgaAATATTCACAAAAGTTTACATACTACAGACCTGTCACATACACTGAaagtatttaaatattaaattaaatactgAATACCAATCAGTAACAGTAGTAAAATACTACCACTGTGAATGAATCTTACCATTTTAAGATTAGGTTGAACCAATCCCCAATTACAGCTACCCAGATGAGTTTGATACCCACATTCCTGTTCAAGTAGAACCAgataggaaagaaaaaaaagaaggtagcATGTAAGTCAGCCACAGTGGAAGCCAGGTGAAACCAGCTCTCATAGTGGTGGTATTCTGTCTGCAGGTAGACAGCCAGGCTCACTCCCCAACTGTGGAGCAAATCCATGGCTACAACCAGTGCCCGAGGATTGTCCTCTGGGAAAGGCGCATTCACTGAGTGGAGAGCTGCAAGTGACGTCTAATGAAAGAACCCAGTGGACTGGTGAAGCACTAGCATCCACTCTAAAATTGAACTCTCCCTCAAACCCTGGCGTTCTGCTCCCAGTGGACTTTATCCAAGGCACGCTGATTTTGTTTACCTGCCTGCCAGAAAATTCAGGACCCTTCAGGCTCCATGACCTTTCACTTGTGATGAAGATAATGGGACCCAAAACTTTGGTAATCGGGGACACGGTGATTGGTTTAGTcatcaaacagaaatgtcaaTAAAGAGGATGATGGTCCCAAAAACTGGCTCGTGATAAGAGGGCAACGTGTTTCTAGCTACTGACGTCATTTCAGTTTGTCTACGTCTTTTATGTGATTTGCTTTGGAACATGCGTTGCAAAAATGTTCTAGCAATCATCAAAACCAATGAATGTAAAATAGCAACTGCACTGTTCATTCAAAGTAGCAGCTAATGTGCTAATATAAGCTAATATAAGTTCTATGAGCTAATGTGCTCATGGAATtgcacaaatacactctcagaATATCAGTGCTGAACTCAAAAGCAAGGGATTCACTTTCACTCTGCTCAGTCCAGTGTAATGCGGTCTCAATGGAATGACTGTGAATGGTTAATTCTTCTCCTACAGTTAGAAAGCAAATCAATAATGTGTGGCCTCCAAAGAAAGCTGTTGGAACATTCTAAGTAGTTTTTATCACAAGTGATTGTCGCAGAGGTAatgcaaggatttttttttaatagaatcatttgtaaatataaataaaaattcactgcAGCAAATGTACAGAGAAGCATAGACATGAGACCAGAATTAAGTGGTCttaaatgtatgaaaaaaaggacacagagtTATGAATTATCCTTAGAGCAAGAAGGTCTCAGTATCATAGGAATATCACTGGACATTCAGAAAAGCATGGCATTTATCTGCGTTGGATCTGGACAGGTAAAGGTctatttaataattcatttgcttatataacacacatgtacatgtaatgCAGTGCCTCTCACGTCATGCAGATTTCACACACTTCTCCACTCCTGATTATGTAAGAGACagctgaaaaatgtaaaaaagaatcTTTGTCACCACAGCGCGATCTTTTGCTCATGAGGTAGTTAAACCCGATGGACGCACCTATTGCAAGtcactttggtttaaaagcatctgctaaatgccaaattgtaaactgtacAGCAAGTTTtgtcccaattttttttttttttttttgtaactatATACTTGTCAGTACATCATAGTCTGTCGTTAGTTGAAATGTCTGAATCAGAATAACAACTGGGATCAACACACCTGAAGAGGAATTGTTACCAGTATGAGGCTTCAAAATTTGAGACATGTTCAAAATGGACAGATGTGGATGACAAGTATACAGGCAATAAATGAATGTGGGTCTCAAGCATAGATCTGTACAATGTAATGCCCTTAAAATGTTACATATTCTGCCaaattgttctttttgttgttgttgttgttgttttttttttttacctctttacaAATTTAGTTGGCTTTTTTAGACAGCAAAGagtaagacaaacaaaatgaaaaagacccATAGCAATCTAACCTGCAATTTCACAAATAGTCAATGGTCACACGATTTGAGTTAAAACAGTAACTAATAAACGGAGATTAtatgtctgtgtggagtctgtgAAATGATAAGGGACCTGAGTCTGATTTGtgattcctgtttttttttggcccttcCTCTGCTGGACTTGTTTgtgtgctctctccctctctcaagaCAAACAGCCTGTaactcaaacttttttttttgccccccttTGCGTTTTATTACACATGTGCAAGGTCCAAAGATCGGCTTTGTGCATGCGTTTGGGCAGTGGGCCTTCTACTATAAAAGCAAAGCAACACCCACTGTAGGACACGACTACTGCCTTGCAGTTCAGCAAAGACAGATTCCTCTACAGAGATCTCAAAAATGAGTATGATCATGGATGCCATGCATGGCTATGGGGTGAGCACCACCCAGTATTTGCAGACTAACTATAAGGATGCACAGGGGTGGTTCCTTTTTGTGTCCTTTGCTGCAGACCTCAGGAAcaccttttttgtctttttccctaTCTGGTTCCACCTGAGAGAGTCTGTGGGCATCAAATTGATTTGGGTGGCTGTGATCGGGGACTGGCTAAACTTGGTCTTCAAATGGTAAGTAACTGATACGCACGATAGTTGGAACAGTAGCATAtaatgtaaacatgtttgtgaaaCATACTTGTGCACAGGATTTGTTTACGTACATATTATTTTTACTTTGACAAATGTGATAGTACATAACCTTACCGTGAAACGTTCTCTCGTTAAATGATGCCCTCTGGTCATTTTTCTCACTTTAGGATCTTGTTTGGAGAACGTCCCTATTGGTGGGTTCACGAGACATCATATTATGCCAACTCCTCTGTGCCGCACATTGAGCAGTATCCCATGACGTGTGAAACCGGCCCTGGTGAGTCTCCTTTGTCTTCATCTGTCGAACTTTTGTCAGTTTTAGTGGAATAAATTGATAATGACTTGGACTTAAGGCACAAACAGTAACATGTAAACACTACTTACTCAATATTTAATGTCTACAGGCAGCCCATCAGGTCATGCAATGGGAGCCGCTGGAGTTTACTATGCCATGGTCACCTCAATCCTTGCCATTACGctaagcaaaaagaaaagatcaaCAACCAAGGCCTGGTAAGATTATCTTCTAATAATAATCTTCTAGTAATAGCAGATGTTCTAACAAGCGTGCGACCAAAACACCAACATTTTCAAGATTACCCTAAATTTCGTGAACCAGTGTGACTTGACTGATAAGTTGCCATTCATTCAAACGCTGACAGCCGTTCTTTCCGTCTCTCTGGCAGGTACCTGCGTGGTATTCTCTGGACACTGTTTTGGGGAGtccaggtgtgtgtctgtctctctaggGTCTTCATTGCAGCTCACTTTCCACACCAGGTCATCGCAGGAGTCATTTCAGGTCAGTAACCCATGATTAATATTCGTCGTGTCTTCGCGGCAAACGTTTGTGGTAATTTCccttcagtcagagagaggtcTTCTTAACCGACACTGCTCCCATTAACAGGCATGATCGTAGCGGAGGCCTTCAACAGACAACAGTGGATCTACAGTGCCAGCCTGAAGAAGTACTTCAACATCACTCTGTTCCTGCTGTCCTTTGCCGTGGGCTTCTACGTGCTACTGAAGGCCGTAGGCGTCGATCTGCTCTGGACCCTGGAGAAGGCTCAGAAATGGTGCGCGAATCCCGCATGGGTCCATATGGACACCACACCCTTCGCCAGCCTCCTGCGAAACATGGGTACACTGTTTGGTTTGGGATTGGCTCTCCACTCACCCCTGTatacagagagcaaaaagagcAGTAGCACCCCCTTCAGGATCAGCTGCATCGTCTCCACTCTGCTTCTGCTGCACCTGTTTGACTCTATTAAACCCCCTACGCACACAGCTGCCCTTTTCTATCTGTTGTCCTTCTGCAAAAGTGCGACGGTTCCCCTGGCAACGGTCAGCATTATCCCATACTGCGTGTCTGGAGCTCTGAGTTTGCAGAACAAGAAACAAGTCTGAGCTGCCACAGAAGTGCGGGAGATGAATGGGAAAAGGCTGGACACGGCTAACCTTCAAAATCTTTGaactttgcttctttttttcatagcaTACTGTTTCCCTATAGACCAAAAAGATACCTTTAAATATTGCTATGACCTGCACATGCAATGAATCCAGGTACCAGTGACTTCAtttcatgtgtgagagaagaagcGTACTTAGAGCACTGTGAAACTATAGCGCTTATTACTCAGGACCAAGGACTAGTGCTAGATCAAATAATCtaataatttatattttcagCTGTAGCCTGAGCGACGCTGGAAAAGGCTTGGAAATTGAGCCAAGCTGAAGAGAAAACTTCTATCTGAAGTAAAACATTTGTTTAGTGAACTGTTGTAGAAGTATTTCACCAGAGTGAACACAGACAACAAGTGTTTAACTAAAATacaaaacgacaaaaaaaacaacaaaaaaacaaacaaaaaaagcaaaacaaaaacaacaactgtgaAGCAacaagattttattttattgtaccGTTAACTGTTTTAtgagtgtgtttactgtaaaattttattttttggaaatTCCTTCAGAACATTTGTAATAAaacttacaaaacaaacatatggtTGAACTGGCATTTCTTATTCCCTTTAAGATCTATATTATTTCCCtagatgaaaaaatatatatacactaatAGTTACTTTTGTATATTATATCAAAGttagaaaagaaacagacaaagaattCAAGATGGACTTAGGTCTTAGATGGGGTTAGCTGTCAGCTCAAGCCTTAGACTTGTAGATAGTAATAGAGAATATCAGTATTATGTATTTATCTCTAGCTGTaactccttctctctttatctaccTGTCTtctttagatagatagatagatagatagatagatagatagatagatagatagatagatagatagatagacagacagacagacagaagcaaAGTACAGTATGTGCTGCTTATAGCGGTAATTTCTGACTGATTTTAACAGTGAAAAGATGATTGGCAAATCCTCCTTGCTGTGTCTTAGGGGTGAATGAATCATAGACACAACACATAAACCCAGCCAAATGTTACCTCTAATTATTAACCTCCAGCAGCCTGCCTGGCCAGCTAAGAGATGCACTCAGCTGACACAGATTCACACGTCATATCCCTGACCTACTCAGCACAGTCAACAACACTTACGCTCTTGGCCGAACATTCAATATTTGAGGAGTACCGTTCTCCAATTTTCCCCTCTTCCTCAGTTAAGTATTAACAAACGTTTGGGTTTGTCAGTCCACAAACACATGAGCGGCTTGTGATGATTGGTGGGAAAACCCTCTTGAACCTTAAACTAGCTGCTGCTTAAAAAGTCTAAACACCATGAGGGAAATTTTACGATGTCGTGGCAAGTTTTATTAacaattttaaatgtttaaattgtaTAATACAACCACCTTTGTTTCCAACTTGTTTCCATCCTGTTTCAgttatatgtttttatttaatattggtCTGTGTTTCAACAATATCAAAAGgatgtaaatatgttttgaatgtgtaaatACCACTAAAATTGTGCGCTTCAGGTTCCATGAAGAAAAATATCAGTACTACAAAAGCCTTCGATCAAGCTTTTTGTAtcttacattaacatttattttttaaataatattctGAAGTCGTATGAAGTAGTTCTTTCTAGGGAACATGGATGTTACATGTATTTAAGTTAACTGTTGTTCAGCTTACACAAAGTTAGACATTTGCTACATGAGTCCTTTGTCTGTGTACACTAACATGACTTGCTGACTGGAGATATGGTCACACAGGACCAAACTATTTCCCACTGCTGCTCTACTCTTCTCCTGCGCTGCGTTTGCGGTTGTGTTCCTGCAGAAGGGTCTCTACTTCTCCTCTCTTGGTCAGGTTGTTAGCCTTGCCCTGGAAACGGCCGTTCTTTCCAGCACCCTTCCCCTGAAGCAGCTCTGAAACCCTGTAAACCAACATGAGAACAATGGCACATTAATGCTAAAGCAATGACAGCAACCCCTAACAATGCTTTACACGTGAGAGAATGACCACCGGTATGCCTGTaagaatgttaatattatacctaaaaacagagaatattGTTGAATTGGTTTTCAGCTTTCATATGTAAAGATAAATATGTTCCAAAGGCCCCCACGTGATTCTTGccaattgaaaataaaattaaatccTCGGACTTGCAGAAATTCCAGTTATAATAAGACTATACTGTCAAATCACTATCTGAAAGCATGATCTTATCATTTCACAGCAGccgtgtcagaaaaaaaaccctcctatttatttatatgactGATTACGTTAATACGGTGTATTATATGACTGATTACATTACTATGGTGTTTTATATGACTGATTGCATTAATGCAGTGTAATATATGACTAATTACATTCATGTGGTGTTTTATATGACTGATTACATTCATATGGTGTGATAAAGATAATTCTTGGACATAAAATGGTGAACCCTGTCCGATTTTAGATGGTATAACTTTGGAATATTGTGTGATGTTTTACCTTGGTCCAAGCTCAGCCACAAACTTATCAGGCCCCGCAAGCAGAAAGAGGCCAGgtcccttctcctctcctacCGTCAAGAAAATGACCGTGTCCTTTGGGACAGAACATATGGTAACTCAGCTGTCGTTACACAAAATACAGCACGAGACATTCAGAGAATTCACAGCTTGTTAGGAACACTGTAGCTCACCTGAAATCCAATTTCATTTGCAATAATGTTCATGAACTCATTGTCGCCATCTTTGCTatgaatggagaaataaacaattatttgagtttcaagaaagaaagaaatcaatagTTTGATATTTCTGAAACATCTTATGAGccacataaaaaagaaaatcgaAAATATTAATTAGAACAAATTGTTTAGAGTGCAAAGTGATGGCCACGCACTTGTGTAAACTGAAAAAGTTTCCTTTTTCTGGGTCGTTCTTGAACTTCTGCGCAATTAGAACGGCCATGTCCCGTAGAAGTGTGAGGTTAGTCTATCAAAAAGGAAATGGAGATTTATGAGGAATGCCTTTAAATTTAACTCCCGATTCCTTAAACTTAAACCACTAATTACAGTAACAAAACCACATTTGAGCCACCCGGAGGTCAGGAAAGTTTACTGGGTTTACATAAGTTTACCTTCTGAAGCCGCTTAACTGTCTTCTGTAGTTTGTCTACTGCGTCTACATGCTCCTCCGCTCCAGTTCTAAACGGCCACAAACATTCAGTGTAAGAGCATGTAAACATAGCACCGGTACCGAACCGATCGGAACCGCACTGTGTAAACGGACTCACTTTAAGAGGGACACTAGTGCCTTCTCTGTGTTGTAGCTTCTCTCCGCATATTTCAGCACTCTGTTGCCAGCTAAGAAAATCAGGTTAGTTTTGttcttctttcccttttccGTTCCAAGAATCTTAATGACCTAgggaaataaacacacacacacagatgttttggTCAGGGATTACAGATGCAGTAGAGCAAATGAACTTAACAATTAGAAAATCAAATACAGATTTGTAATAACCAACAATCAACTTTAAAATAGTAGGACTGAGCTCATGTTCAGTCAGACACAAAACTGTGCAACAGACGTgcaaaccttaaaaaaaaacctacaatCAAATATTTACTAGTGGTATAACTTATACCATGTGGATCcactcacactcccacactGGAAAACATGTGTTTATATAGACAGAGCATTCACCTGCAGATGGCTGAGATTGGACACATGAGTTCCACAGCACATGTTGGCATCTACACCCTCAATGTCAATAATCCTAACAGGTCCTGCGTGGTCATCTGGGAGACCTCGACTCCGGaccttcaaaaacacacaaagaataaaCTCCAAATATCTGACAAAACCGCCACAACATTTAGAACATTTTCTTCCTGCACAAAATGGTGATCCTTTGCGCACCTATTTCTCAAGACCTCTCAGTAGTTAATCAAAGACTTCAAGCTCACTTTGACTACTTAAtcttaaacattcatttttctttggcaCTTTGTACTTTTAACCACACATTGAACATCTTGCTGAGTGAAATAACTGCTGTTTACAAACTTTCACTGATTCATTAAATGGGTATATCAtcaaaaataaagatgaatttatgttttgtaagaacttttttttaatgagtttttgATTGTCATTCATTGTCATTCATGTCATAGCCAGTTATGGAGAGGGTAAAAACTTTCGGGGGTCATTCTAGTTAGAGGCCACTTATGAA contains:
- the aarsd1 gene encoding alanyl-tRNA editing protein Aarsd1 → MAFQCQRDSYMQEFVTSVVSCSPAELKLENNGKKEKVNGFSVKLKDTILFPEGGGQPDDRGTIGGVPVLRVTRQGPEAIHFVSSALEEGQEVQLKVDWERRFDHMQQHSGQHLITALADSMFGYKTTSWELGRQRCSIELDTATVKPGEMEALEAAVNEKIRAHVPVTVQLLSLDDPTVEKVRSRGLPDDHAGPVRIIDIEGVDANMCCGTHVSNLSHLQVIKILGTEKGKKNKTNLIFLAGNRVLKYAERSYNTEKALVSLLKTGAEEHVDAVDKLQKTVKRLQKTNLTLLRDMAVLIAQKFKNDPEKGNFFSLHNKDGDNEFMNIIANEIGFQDTVIFLTVGEEKGPGLFLLAGPDKFVAELGPRVSELLQGKGAGKNGRFQGKANNLTKRGEVETLLQEHNRKRSAGEE